One window from the genome of Salvia splendens isolate huo1 chromosome 9, SspV2, whole genome shotgun sequence encodes:
- the LOC121748134 gene encoding expansin-A23-like: MAFGGTMLCSLVAISVIFGVANANSGWDSARATFYGPSDAIDGMGAACGYTNVIEHGYSQETTALSTALFNDGAACGACFQIMCVNAPQACKKGTIRVTATNLCPPDYTKDHDIWCNPPQKHFDLARPMYLKIAEYKAGVVPVLYRRVKCGKKGGVKFVMGGNNYWTIILVYNVGGVGDVTSVRVRSSGSSDWVPMSRNWGQNWQITQSLLGKRLSFEVTASDGSVIQETDVVPSNWQFGMSFEGKHNFD; the protein is encoded by the exons ATGGCTTTTGGTGGAACGATGTTGTGTAGTTTAGTAGCTATTTCAGTAATTTTTGGTGTTGCTAATGCCAATAGTGGATGGGATTCCGCCCGTGCAACCTTCTACGGCCCATCCGATGCCATTGATGGAATGG GTGCAGCATGTGGATACACGAACGTAATCGAGCATGGGTACAGCCAGGAGACGACGGCTCTAAGCACCGCCCTCTTCAACGACGGCGCGGCCTGCGGGGCGTGCTTCCAAATCATGTGCGTGAATGCCCCGCAGGCCTGCAAGAAGGGCACGATCCGCGTGACCGCCACCAACTTGTGCCCTCCGGACTACACCAAGGACCATGACATATGGTGCAATCCTCCTCAGAAGCATTTCGACCTAGCCAGACCGATGTACCTCAAGATCGCCGAGTACAAGGCCGGGGTGGTCCCAGTCTTGTACCGCCGCGTCAAGTGCGGGAAAAAGGGCGGGGTCAAGTTTGTGATGGGCGGGAACAATTACTGGACAATCATCCTCGTGTACAACGTCGGAGGCGTTGGGGATGTCACGTCTGTGCGGGTCCGAAGCTCTGGCTCATCCGACTGGGTTCCAATGAGCCGGAACTGGGGCCAAAACTGGCAGATCACTCAGAGCCTACTCGGAAAGAGGCTCTCTTTTGAGGTGACCGCTAGTGATGGCTCAGTCATTCAAGAGACTGATGTGGTTCCATCCAATTGGCAATTTGGGATGAGTTTTGAGGGCAAACATAATTTTGATTAG
- the LOC121749529 gene encoding cyclic dof factor 1-like, which produces MKMLKEPEIKLFGRKIYFSENAAAGECSGESSDSDRLLENSREEAETKKQEQRDEEVAEGETSVENSESQITDAPSESDKSAKAPPTDEDSKSEKEEKSETTNLEQKTLKKPDKIIPCPRCNSMDTKFCYYNNYNVNQPRHFCKSCQRYWTAGGTMRNVPVGAGRRKTKNFRHLTISEALHADGFHALKFKPNGTVLCFGQDSHQMPSAENKSEESTNAPLNPAMDGFHNRTNGFPWPFPWNPATLPPMQMQMPMPMPYYLWNSGNWNLATASPESPLGKHSRSGEVVEPEGQKRRSSVVVPKTLRMDDPEEAARSSIWSTLGIKYDAVSREGLFKSLQAKGGGKKPGMAAAASPLMQANPAALSRSLAFQEGA; this is translated from the exons ATGAAGATGCTGAAGGAACCGGAGATAAAGCTGTTCGGCCGGAAAATCTACTTCTCCGAAAACGCCGCCGCCGGAGAGTGCTCCGGCGAGAGCAGTGATTCCGATCGCTTATTGGAAAATAGCCGAGAAGAAGCTGAAACCAAAAAACAGGAGCAGAGAGATGAG GAGGTAGCAGAAGGAGAAACCAGTGTAGAAAATTCGGAATCACAGATCACGGATGCTCCATCGGAGTCCGACAAGAGTGCGAAAGCACCCCCAACCGACGAAGACAGCAAGTCGGAAAAAGAGGAGAAGAGCGAGACAACCAATTTGGAGCAGAAGACTCTAAAGAAGCCGGACAAAATCATCCCGTGCCCCCGGTGCAACAGCATGGACACCAAGTTCTGCTACTACAACAACTACAACGTGAACCAGCCGCGCCACTTCTGCAAGAGCTGCCAGAGGTACTGGACGGCCGGGGGCACAATGCGGAACGTCCCAGTGGGCGCCGGCCGTCGCAAGACCAAGAACTTCCGCCACCTCACCATCTCCGAAGCCCTCCACGCCGACGGATTCCACGCCCTTAAATTCAAACCAAATGGAACCGTGCTCTGCTTCGGCCAGGACTCGCACCAAATGCCCTCTGCTGAGAATAAGAGCGAAGAAAGTACTAATGCACCGCTGAATCCGGCCATGGATGGATTCCATAACCGTACTAATGGATTCCCATGGCCGTTTCCGTGGAACCCGGCCACTCTCCCTCCAATGCAGATGCAGATGCCAATGCCAATGCCATACTATTTATGGAATTCCGGAAATTGGAATTTGGCAACGGCTAGCCCTGAGTCGCCGTTGGGGAAGCATTCGAGGAGCGGGGAGGTTGTGGAGCCGGAAGGGCAGAAGAGGAGGAGCTCGGTTGTGGTGCCAAAGACGCTGAGGATGGATGATCCGGAAGAGGCTGCTAGGAGCTCTATATGGTCGACGCTCGGGATCAAGTATGATGCCGTTAGTAGGGAAGGGCTTTTCAAGTCCTTGCAGGCCAAGGGCGGCGGCAAGAAACCGGGGATGGCTGCAGCAGCGTCGCCGCTGATGCAAGCCAATCCAGCGGCTCTGTCGCGGTCCCTGGCGTTCCAAGAGGGTGCTTGA
- the LOC121748133 gene encoding NAC domain-containing protein 83-like produces MAIVWRESSVVEEDLRMAPGLQFDPTEDELIQFYLSKIVASEPLPVKVMKEIDAQHFYQHHPKNLVDGSENLSREYFLVHGDEYFHGKIDKVKLVGEGNVGSWSSLGKEEEVVDENGNVIGFKIHSTFLSSKSKKTHWRMKLYRLPLPNNHEDSSGEEWVIARIRGAQQL; encoded by the exons ATGGCCATTGTTTGGAGAGAGAGTTCAGTTGTGGAGGAAGACCTCAGGATGGCGCCCGGTTTGCAATTCGATCCAACCGAAGACGAACTGATCCAGTTCTATCTGTCTAAAATAGTGGCATCTGAACCTCTCCCCGTTAAGGTCATGAAGGAGATCGATGCTCAACACTTCTACCAGCACCATCCCAAGAATCTAG TTGATGGCTCAGAGAATCTATCCAGAGAATATTTCTTAGTTCATGGAGATGAATATTTCCATGGAAAAATCGACAAGGTGAAACTTGTCGGTGAAGGCAATGTCGGATCCTGGAGTTCTCtaggaaaagaagaagaagttgtCGACGAAAATGGAAACGTAATCGGCTTCAAGATCCATTCTACATTTTTATCATCCAAATCCAAGAAAACACATTGGAGAATGAAGCTCTACCGGTTGCCTCTGCCCAACAATCATGAG GATTCCAGTGGAGAAGAATGGGTGATAGCAAGGATCCGAGGAGCACAGCAATTATAA